In Scleropages formosus chromosome 20, fSclFor1.1, whole genome shotgun sequence, a single window of DNA contains:
- the pik3r6a gene encoding uncharacterized protein C16orf45, whose protein sequence is MEEKERRSSRQYGALERTAWSADPAGAAEEDVVSMADSSITIDDIEGELFKIERIRDILVRRESELRYMMDDIQLCKEITRLKKELQKLVSVPDKDKSKEDKEKEDELLQQLHKLVETRDFLVDDVEFERLREREEDKEMAEFLQSKFPRSLKSKNPSQDRRMTSRAQQTSSPFVTKTGLTLLKECCGFTCSIM, encoded by the exons atggaggagaaggagcgcaGGTCGTCCCGGCAGTACGGCGCGCTGGAGCGGACCGCCTGGAGCGCAGACCCGGCCGGAGCAG CAGAAGAGGACGTTGTCTCAATGGCAGACTCCTCCATCACCATAGACGACATCGAAGGAGAGCTCTTCAAAATAGAGCGCATACGGGACATCCTGGTGAGGCGGGAGTCCGAGCTGAGATACAT gaTGGACGACATTCAGCTCTGCAAAGAAATAACACGACTCAAGAAGGAACTGCAGAAGCTGGTTTCCGTTCCAG ATAAGGACAAGTCAAAGGAGGACAAAGAGAAGGAGGATGAGCTCTTGCAGCAGCTTCACAAGCTTGTGGAGACCAGAGACTTCCTGGTGGATGATGTGGAATTTGAGAGGCTGCG GGAAAGGGAGGAAGACAAAGAGATGGCAGAGTTCCTACAGTCCAAGTTCCCCAGAAGCCTAAAGAGCAAGA ATCCCAGCCAGGACAGAAGGATGACCTCCAGGGCACAACAGACATCATCTCCCTTTGTGACCAAGACAGGCCTCACCCTGCTGAAGGAGTGCTGTGGGTTCACCTGCTCCATCATGTAG